GTATCCGTATCCATTAACGAAGATGGATCAATTACCGTAGAAGACAATGGCCGCGGGATTCCCGTGGGTATGCACCCGGTAGAGGGCAAGTCTGCACTCGAAGTGGTCATGACCACCCTGCATGCCGGCGGTAAATTTGACAAAGACACCTATAAAGTTTCAGGTGGTTTGCATGGGGTCGGTGTATCCTGTGTTAACGCATTGTCGAAAAAGCTGATCGCTACGGTTCGGCGCGACGGCCGCATCTGGCAGCAGACCTATGCTTGTGGTGATCCCGATGGAGACGTGAAAGACATCGGCCCGATGAAAGACGGTGAGTCCACAGGGACCCGCGTTGAGTTCTGGCCGGACGACACCATCTTCACCCATTTGGAATATCGTTTTGATACGCTGGCTGAGCGATTGCGTGAGCTTGCATATCTAAACAAGAATATTTTCATCAGCATCGAAGACCGGCGGGAAGAAGACGAGGAGCTTCGTCGCGATGAATACCACTTTGCCGGTGGCATCATCGAGTTTGTAGACTATCTCGACGAAGCACGTACACCCATCCTGGATGAGGTGATCTACATCGGCGCTGAAGACGGTGTGGTGCCTGTTGAACTGGCCATGAAATACAATGCCAGTTACACGGAGAACGTACTGTCCTTTGTGAACAACATCAACACGCACGAAGGGGGGACCCACGTTTCCGGTTTCCGCCGTGCGTTAACGCGTACACTGAAATCCTACGCTGAGAAAAACAACCTGCTGCGCAACGTCAAAGTTGATCTGTCTGGTGATGATTTTCGCGAAGGCCTTACAGCTGTACTCTCTGTGAAGGTAGCTGAGCCGCAGTTTGAAGGCCAGACCAAAACAAAGCTTGGTAACTCAGAGGTGCAAAGCGCCGTTGAGGTCCTGGTTAATGAGAAGCTGTCGCAGTGGCTGGAAGACAACCCGAAGTCTGCCAAACGCATTGTCGACAAAGTTGTCGTAGCAGCCCAGGCCCGCGCTGCTGCGCGCCGTGCCCGTGAGTTGGTACAGCGTAAAAACGTTTTTGGCGGTGGCGGCTTGCCGGGCAAGCTGGCTGACTGTGCCTCGAAAGATGCTACAGAATGTGAGATCTACCTTGTGGAAGGGGACTCTGCCGGCGGCTCTGCCAAGCAGGCGCGCGATCGGCACTTTCAGGCCATCCTACCGTTACGCGGTAAAATCCTGAATGTAGAGAAAGCACGCCTCGACCGTATCCTCGAAAACGAGGAGATCAAAAATATTGTGACGGCGCTTGGCACCGGCTTTGGTACAGCAGAACAAGACTTTAATGTCGAAAAGCTCCGGTACCACAAAATCATCATCATGACGGATGCTGACGTGGACGGGGCGCATATTCGTACCCTGCTGCTTACGCTGCTTTACCGCCATATGCGCGTGCTGTTTGATAATGGCTACATCTACGTAGCGCAGCCGCCGCTCTACAAAGCCTCGCGTGGCAAGCAAGAACGCTATGCGTGGGATGATGACGAACTGCGCGCAGCCATCGCCGAGATTAATCCGGAAAACAAAGGCAAAGTTGTTATTCAGCGTTACAAAGGTTTGGGTGAAATGAACCCGGATCAGCTGTGGAATACAACCATGAACCCCGACACGCGAAAGCTTCAACTGGTGACCATTGAAGACGCTGCCGCTGTGGACCGTATTTTCAGTACCTTGATGGGTGATTCTGTTGAACCACGCCGCAAGTTTATTGAGCGTAACGCCAAGTACGCGACCATTGATGTTTAAAAGGTTCGGATTGCAGGTCTACAACCGGTAAAAAAGCCGGCTGTAGACCTGCAAGCTGGAGCAACGCGCCTGATGCAGCCCCACCTGAGTATAGTAGTCCCCGTCTTCGACGAAGAAGAGTCGCTGCCCGAGCTTGCGGTTCTGCTCCGGGAGGTGTGTGAACGCGAAGCATACGCGTTTGAAGTATGGCTCATTGATGATGGCTCTTCTGATGCATCCTGGGAAGTGATCCAGCAGATACACGCAGAGGATTCCCGATTTGCCGGCATCAGCTTTCGCAGAAACTATGGCAAGTCTGCCGCCCTTGCTGTTGGATTTCAACGGGCACGCGGCCGGTACGTGGTAACCATCGATGCTGACCTGCAGGATGACCCCCACGAAATTCCGGCCCTTATCGCAATGCTGGAAGAAGGCAATGACCTCGTCAGTGGTTGGAAGAAGAAGCGCGAAGATCCGATTGGTAAAAAAATCCCCAGCAAGGTCATTAATACCATCACACGCCGCCTGACAGGTATCGACCTGCACGACATCAATTGCGGACTCAAAGCATACCGCAGAGAGGTTGTGAAAAGCGTGAAGGTTTACGGTGAACTCCACCGCTATATCCCGCTGCTGGCAAAATGGGAGGGTTTTACACGTATCGTAGAAAAGCCGGTGAAACACCATGCGCGCAAATACGGCAAAACCAAATTTGGAATTGAACGTTTTGCGCGGGGTTTTCTAGATCTGATTACCACGCTGTTCATGACCCGTTTTGCCGCTCGGCCGATGCATTTTTTCGGCTCCTTGGGCATGATGGCTTTCCTGGGCGGCTTTCTGATCAGCTTGTGGATTTCTATTGACAAATTGTTCTTCAATAATCCGATCGGTGATCGCCCCCTGCTTTTGTTTGGGGTGATGCTGATTTTGTTGGGAGGACAAATGTTTGCAACCGGACTGCTTGGTGAGATGATTATCAAGCCCCGGATGGAAGAGACCTCAGCCTATCACATCGAAGATTCACTGGAGCCACGCGTCCGCGAAGGTGTCTGATTATGCCGGCGCCTGCCACCAGAAAAATTGTACTGGTTGGACCTGCCGCACCCTACCGTGGGGGTATCGCCCATTTTATGCATGCAACGTACCATGGACTCGTTGCGCGAGGGCATCAGGTTGAGGTAGTGAATTTCTCCCGGCAGTACCCTTCGCTTCTTTTTCCGGGTAAAACCCAATACGAAACCCCAGTCGCTGACCCAATTCCTTCGGACCGCCTACTGGATTCCGTTAACCCTTTCTCCTGGCTCAGTACTGCCCGCGATATTGCGGCGCGCCAACCCGATATCGTGCTCTTCATGCACTGGATGCCGTTTTTTGCGCCGGCGTACGGAACGATAGCCCGCCAACTGCGCGCAAAAGGTATTCGCGTGCTTAGCATCGTCCACAATGCTTTACCGCATGAGCGCCGCCCGGGTGATGTTGCCCTCAGTCGGTATTTCTTTAAAGCCTGCGACGGATGTATTGTGATGTCGGATGCTGTTGAACAAGATCTTGTCGGGCTGCAGGAAGCACTCAAAACGGTGCAGGTGCGGCACCCCGTCTACAACCATTTTGGTGAAGGTATAGAACGGACAAATGCGCGCAAACAGTTGGGCATTGCACCGGATGCACCGATGTTACTCTTCTTTGGATTTGTGCGTAAGTACAAAGGGTTACAGGTCTTGCTGGAGGCGATGCCGCAAGTTCTAACAGCTTTGCCGGCAGTACAACTGATTGTTGCCGGAGAATGTTATGATGAGACGCAAGGCTACGAAGATTTTGTGATACAGCATAACCTGAGCGGCCATGTCGAGCTCCGGTTTGCCTACATCCCGGAAGAAGACATCGCCCCATTGTTTTCGGCAGCGGATGTGGTTGTGCAGCCGTATATTACCGCAACCCAAAGCGGGGTGGCACAGATAGCCTACCACTTTGAGCGTCCGCTGATCGTTACTGATGTAGGCGGACTGCCAGAGATCGTGCCGCACGAACGTGCCGGCCTTGTGGTACCGCCGGCAGATCCGGAAGCCTTGGCTGCTGCCATTGTGCGTTTTTTCAAAGAGGACCTGTACGCCCAACTTCACCAGGGTGTACTCGAAGAGAAGCAATTGTACAGCTGGGATCGCTTGTTTGAGGCTGTTGAAACCCTTGCAGCCTGACAGAAACCAGACGATACAGCAGATGTGTTGAGCAATGGAGTACGATCCGATAAAAGACTACCTCGGCGACTTTTTTAGAAAGAGCCCGCTTTTGCAGCGCATCTTTTTTGCGTTGTTACATCTGTTCTTTCTTCGTGCCTGGCACGTGAAAAAAGTGCTGCGTGGCTTGTTTGCCAAACTGAATGACCGCACGTCCATTCAGGTGCTTGACGCCGGCACCGGCTTTGCACAGTATGCCTACTTTATGGCAAAGTCGTTTCCCAAATCCAATATCCTGGCGGTTGATATAAAACAAGACTACCTCGACAATGCGCAGGCCTTTTTTGCGCAAACCCCCTACAATTCCCGCATCGACTTTGCTTTTGAAGACCTGACTGATTTGCAAGCCAAAGGGCCATTTGACCTGATTCTATCGGTTGATGTGATGGAGCACATAGAGGACGACCGCACTGTATTCAGAAATTTTGCGAATGTACTGAATGAAGGCGGATTTGTTGTGATCAACACGCCCTCTGATCAAGGCGGATCCGATGTGTCGGGGGAGGATGAGGACAGCTTCATCGGTGAGCATGTACGCGATGGTTACAACATCGATGAATTGCAGGACAAGCTTCGCGATGCCGGCCTCAAACCCGTCGATGCACGCTTTACCTACGGCACCTATGGTTCGTTTGCGTGGCGATTCCTCATCAAGTATCCGATGATGATGTTGTCTGCAAGCAAGATATTTTTACTGCTGTTGCCGTTTTATTACATCCCTGTGTTCCCGGTCGGGATGTTACTCAACTGGCTCGATGTGCGGGTACACAATAAAAAAGGCACCGGCGTATTGGTCGTTGCAACACGCTGATATTTTAGTCAATCGGTTCAGTATCCACAGGCATTTCAAATCCCAACGCCGTATCTTATGCGGGCATCTCTTTTTATGCCTGCGGTTTGTTGATACAGGCCACGCCAATCAGATAGCGTTACGCCATCAACCCGTATCTGTCTTCTTCAGCCAAGAATAATCATTCACGCACGTGCACACTAAATACATTTTCGTAACGGGTGGCGTT
The Bacteroidota bacterium genome window above contains:
- the gyrB gene encoding DNA topoisomerase (ATP-hydrolyzing) subunit B, yielding MQILEGLEAVRKRPAMYIGDVGIRGLHHLVYEVVDNSIDEALAGYCDQVSVSINEDGSITVEDNGRGIPVGMHPVEGKSALEVVMTTLHAGGKFDKDTYKVSGGLHGVGVSCVNALSKKLIATVRRDGRIWQQTYACGDPDGDVKDIGPMKDGESTGTRVEFWPDDTIFTHLEYRFDTLAERLRELAYLNKNIFISIEDRREEDEELRRDEYHFAGGIIEFVDYLDEARTPILDEVIYIGAEDGVVPVELAMKYNASYTENVLSFVNNINTHEGGTHVSGFRRALTRTLKSYAEKNNLLRNVKVDLSGDDFREGLTAVLSVKVAEPQFEGQTKTKLGNSEVQSAVEVLVNEKLSQWLEDNPKSAKRIVDKVVVAAQARAAARRARELVQRKNVFGGGGLPGKLADCASKDATECEIYLVEGDSAGGSAKQARDRHFQAILPLRGKILNVEKARLDRILENEEIKNIVTALGTGFGTAEQDFNVEKLRYHKIIIMTDADVDGAHIRTLLLTLLYRHMRVLFDNGYIYVAQPPLYKASRGKQERYAWDDDELRAAIAEINPENKGKVVIQRYKGLGEMNPDQLWNTTMNPDTRKLQLVTIEDAAAVDRIFSTLMGDSVEPRRKFIERNAKYATIDV
- a CDS encoding glycosyltransferase family 2 protein, which codes for MQPHLSIVVPVFDEEESLPELAVLLREVCEREAYAFEVWLIDDGSSDASWEVIQQIHAEDSRFAGISFRRNYGKSAALAVGFQRARGRYVVTIDADLQDDPHEIPALIAMLEEGNDLVSGWKKKREDPIGKKIPSKVINTITRRLTGIDLHDINCGLKAYRREVVKSVKVYGELHRYIPLLAKWEGFTRIVEKPVKHHARKYGKTKFGIERFARGFLDLITTLFMTRFAARPMHFFGSLGMMAFLGGFLISLWISIDKLFFNNPIGDRPLLLFGVMLILLGGQMFATGLLGEMIIKPRMEETSAYHIEDSLEPRVREGV
- a CDS encoding glycosyltransferase, with amino-acid sequence MPAPATRKIVLVGPAAPYRGGIAHFMHATYHGLVARGHQVEVVNFSRQYPSLLFPGKTQYETPVADPIPSDRLLDSVNPFSWLSTARDIAARQPDIVLFMHWMPFFAPAYGTIARQLRAKGIRVLSIVHNALPHERRPGDVALSRYFFKACDGCIVMSDAVEQDLVGLQEALKTVQVRHPVYNHFGEGIERTNARKQLGIAPDAPMLLFFGFVRKYKGLQVLLEAMPQVLTALPAVQLIVAGECYDETQGYEDFVIQHNLSGHVELRFAYIPEEDIAPLFSAADVVVQPYITATQSGVAQIAYHFERPLIVTDVGGLPEIVPHERAGLVVPPADPEALAAAIVRFFKEDLYAQLHQGVLEEKQLYSWDRLFEAVETLAA
- a CDS encoding class I SAM-dependent methyltransferase, with amino-acid sequence MEYDPIKDYLGDFFRKSPLLQRIFFALLHLFFLRAWHVKKVLRGLFAKLNDRTSIQVLDAGTGFAQYAYFMAKSFPKSNILAVDIKQDYLDNAQAFFAQTPYNSRIDFAFEDLTDLQAKGPFDLILSVDVMEHIEDDRTVFRNFANVLNEGGFVVINTPSDQGGSDVSGEDEDSFIGEHVRDGYNIDELQDKLRDAGLKPVDARFTYGTYGSFAWRFLIKYPMMMLSASKIFLLLLPFYYIPVFPVGMLLNWLDVRVHNKKGTGVLVVATR